A DNA window from Comamonas fluminis contains the following coding sequences:
- a CDS encoding cytochrome-c peroxidase: MSCATCHDPAYAYGPPNALAVQMGGSALDKPGLRAVPSLRYKLVTPAYSDALFDPDGAEPPGPGGGFNWDGRSNTLAEQAAQPLLSDFEMGNRSAQEVVDKVRQASYAPMFLEAFGGQAFADADKAFVFITQSLEAFQKEDPDFRPYSSKFDAYVMRGEGVLSVPEQRGKAVFYDPRRGNCAACHIPDLNQFTDQMYASIGVPRNPAIPANGSEKFYDLGLCGPLRKGFTGAVPDSSDELCGMFKTPTLRNVATRSVFFHNGVITSLEQAIRFYNTRDTHPEIWYPTKGGVPRSTPSASFPSYGLVATQYDGGKVQKFNDLPERYRENIDPQMPLDGRAPASAPAMSEQDIADLICFLNTLTDGFVKPAGKDASSGKCVS; the protein is encoded by the coding sequence ATGTCTTGTGCCACTTGTCATGACCCCGCATATGCCTATGGGCCGCCCAATGCGCTGGCGGTGCAAATGGGCGGATCTGCGCTCGACAAACCGGGTTTGAGGGCGGTGCCTTCGCTGCGCTACAAGCTGGTAACGCCTGCGTACTCTGATGCTTTGTTTGACCCAGATGGCGCAGAGCCGCCGGGGCCTGGCGGAGGCTTTAACTGGGATGGCCGTTCCAATACCCTGGCAGAGCAGGCGGCGCAGCCTTTGCTCAGTGATTTTGAGATGGGCAACCGCTCTGCGCAGGAGGTGGTGGATAAGGTGCGCCAGGCAAGCTATGCGCCCATGTTTCTGGAGGCATTTGGAGGCCAGGCGTTTGCCGATGCTGACAAAGCCTTTGTCTTTATCACCCAGTCGCTGGAAGCTTTTCAGAAAGAGGACCCGGACTTTCGCCCTTACTCCAGCAAATTTGACGCTTATGTGATGCGTGGTGAAGGCGTTCTGAGCGTGCCAGAGCAAAGAGGCAAGGCTGTTTTTTATGACCCAAGGCGTGGCAATTGCGCGGCCTGCCATATCCCGGATCTCAATCAGTTCACAGACCAGATGTATGCCTCCATTGGCGTGCCGCGCAATCCGGCGATTCCGGCCAATGGCAGTGAAAAATTCTATGACCTGGGGCTGTGCGGGCCGCTGCGCAAGGGGTTTACAGGGGCTGTTCCTGATTCATCGGACGAGTTGTGCGGCATGTTCAAGACGCCAACATTGCGAAATGTGGCTACGCGCAGCGTGTTCTTTCATAACGGCGTCATCACCTCTCTGGAGCAGGCGATTCGCTTCTACAACACACGCGATACGCATCCGGAAATCTGGTATCCGACGAAGGGTGGTGTTCCTCGTTCCACACCGTCTGCCAGCTTCCCTTCGTATGGGTTGGTCGCTACGCAGTACGACGGCGGCAAGGTCCAGAAGTTCAACGATCTGCCCGAGCGTTATCGAGAAAACATTGATCCGCAGATGCCCCTGGATGGACGGGCACCAGCATCTGCTCCTGCCATGAGTGAGCAGGACATTGCAGACCTGATCTGCTTTCTCAATACCTTGACGGATGGGTTTGTAAAGCCTGCTGGCAAGGATGCAAGCTCAGGAAAGTGCGTGAGCTGA
- a CDS encoding cation acetate symporter: MKSSLQRALAPALATSVLLSAAGSALAAGGDIGNVAKQATNWTAIIMFTVFVLATLWITKWAAGRTKSAADFYTAGGGITGFQNGLAIAGDYMSAASFLGISAQVMMSGYDGLIYSIGFLVGWPILTFLLAERLRNLGKFTFADVAGYRFAQGPFRMFAASGTLVVVAFYLIAQMVGAGQLIKLLFGLDYWIAVVLVGVLMMVYVLFGGMTATTWVQIIKACMLLAGVTFMGFMIMSHYGFSFEKLFADGVRVKTEIAAASGKEPDVAAKLGLSIMGPGGFIKDPISAISFGMALMFGTLGLPHILMRFFTVPDAKEARKSVGWATVWIGYFYILIFIIGFGAITMVLTNPEMSDTVKGVIKGGAGTANMAAVLVAKSVGGDVFYGFISAVAFATILAVVAGLTLSGASAVSHDLYATVFKNGKADSASELKVSRLTTLTLGVIAVLLGIVFEKQNVAFMVALAFAIAASANFPVLLLSVLWKGCTTKGSVIGGFMGLISSVGLTIVSPSVWEATLGNPAGSAWFPYTSPALFSMTIGFVGVWLFSVLDKSGQAEKEKAAFAAQQVRSETGLGASGASGH; this comes from the coding sequence ATGAAGAGCTCCCTGCAACGCGCGCTGGCTCCAGCGCTGGCTACCTCTGTCCTGCTCTCGGCTGCTGGTTCTGCCCTGGCCGCCGGTGGCGACATCGGCAATGTCGCCAAACAGGCCACCAACTGGACGGCGATCATCATGTTCACCGTCTTCGTGCTGGCCACTTTGTGGATCACCAAATGGGCTGCTGGACGCACCAAATCCGCTGCGGATTTCTATACCGCAGGCGGCGGCATCACCGGCTTTCAGAATGGCCTGGCCATTGCCGGTGACTACATGTCTGCCGCATCGTTCCTGGGCATTTCCGCTCAGGTGATGATGAGCGGCTATGACGGCCTGATCTACTCCATCGGCTTTCTGGTCGGCTGGCCCATCCTGACTTTCCTGCTGGCCGAGCGCCTGCGCAACCTGGGCAAGTTCACCTTTGCCGACGTGGCCGGCTACCGCTTTGCCCAAGGCCCGTTCCGCATGTTTGCCGCCAGCGGCACGCTGGTGGTGGTGGCCTTCTACCTGATCGCCCAGATGGTGGGTGCAGGCCAACTGATCAAGCTGCTGTTCGGCCTGGACTACTGGATTGCCGTGGTGCTGGTGGGCGTGCTGATGATGGTCTATGTGCTGTTCGGCGGCATGACCGCCACCACCTGGGTGCAGATCATCAAGGCCTGCATGCTGCTGGCCGGCGTGACCTTCATGGGCTTCATGATCATGTCTCACTACGGTTTCAGCTTTGAAAAGCTGTTCGCCGACGGTGTGCGCGTCAAGACCGAAATTGCAGCTGCCAGCGGCAAAGAGCCTGATGTGGCGGCCAAATTAGGCTTATCCATCATGGGCCCAGGCGGCTTCATCAAGGACCCCATCTCCGCCATCAGCTTCGGCATGGCACTGATGTTCGGTACGCTGGGCCTGCCCCACATCCTGATGCGCTTCTTCACGGTGCCTGACGCCAAGGAAGCCCGCAAGTCCGTGGGCTGGGCCACGGTGTGGATCGGCTACTTCTACATCCTGATCTTCATCATCGGCTTTGGCGCCATCACCATGGTGCTCACCAACCCCGAAATGTCTGACACCGTCAAGGGCGTCATCAAGGGCGGCGCAGGTACAGCCAATATGGCTGCCGTGCTGGTGGCCAAGAGCGTGGGCGGCGATGTGTTCTATGGCTTTATCTCTGCCGTGGCCTTCGCCACCATTCTGGCCGTGGTGGCCGGTCTGACCCTGTCGGGCGCCTCTGCCGTGTCGCACGACCTGTACGCTACCGTGTTCAAGAACGGCAAGGCCGACAGCGCTTCGGAGCTGAAGGTTTCGCGTCTGACCACGCTGACCCTGGGCGTCATCGCCGTGCTGCTGGGCATTGTGTTCGAGAAGCAAAACGTCGCCTTCATGGTGGCACTGGCCTTCGCCATCGCCGCATCGGCCAACTTCCCTGTGCTGCTGCTGTCGGTGCTGTGGAAGGGTTGCACGACCAAGGGCTCCGTCATTGGCGGCTTCATGGGCCTGATCTCCTCCGTGGGTCTGACCATCGTCTCGCCATCCGTCTGGGAAGCCACCCTGGGCAACCCTGCTGGCTCGGCCTGGTTCCCCTACACCTCACCCGCTCTGTTCTCTATGACCATCGGTTTCGTGGGCGTGTGGCTGTTCTCGGTGCTCGACAAGAGCGGCCAGGCAGAAAAGGAAAAAGCAGCCTTCGCAGCGCAGCAAGTCCGCTCCGAAACGGGCCTGGGTGCATCGGGTGCTTCGGGTCACTGA
- a CDS encoding DUF485 domain-containing protein, with translation MNDPVIEKIQRNPAYLQLRSKRNRLGGVLTLLMLIVYYGYVALIAFDKEFLAQPLGSGVTTLGIPIALFVIVFTVVITLFYIRRANNEFDQMTQQILKDAQK, from the coding sequence GTGAATGATCCGGTGATAGAAAAAATTCAGCGCAACCCTGCCTACCTGCAGCTGCGCAGCAAGCGAAATCGACTGGGCGGTGTGCTGACGCTGCTGATGCTCATCGTTTACTACGGCTATGTGGCCCTGATTGCCTTTGACAAGGAATTCCTGGCCCAGCCCCTTGGCTCTGGCGTCACCACATTGGGCATTCCCATCGCCCTGTTTGTGATCGTGTTCACCGTGGTCATCACCCTGTTCTACATCCGTCGTGCCAATAACGAGTTCGACCAGATGACCCAGCAGATTCTGAAAGACGCCCAGAAATGA
- a CDS encoding MFS transporter, whose amino-acid sequence MAINATANAGGKSASRPMSSEERKVIFASSLGTVFEWYDFYLYGSLAAIIAKQFFSGLDAGSAFIFALLAFAAGFIVRPFGALVFGRLGDMIGRKYTFLVTILIMGLSTFIVGILPTYASIGVAAPIILIALRMLQGLALGGEYGGAATYVAEHAPDGKRGAYTSWIQTTATLGLFLSLLVILGVRTSVGEEAFVDWGWRIPFLVSILLLAISVWIRMTLSESPAFQKMKAEGKVSKAPLKESFGQWKNLKVVILALLGLTAGQAVVWYTGQFYSLFFLTQQLKVDAVTANLMIAAALLLGTPFFVIFGTLSDKIGRKPIIMLGCILAVLTYFPAFKALTEAANPDLAAAQAKNKVVIVADPAECSFQFNPTGTAKFTSSCDVAKQALANRSVSYESEEAPAGTPAVIKIGADTIPSYSLAGLSPDDLKAKGAEFSKAVTETLKKDGYPDKADPSKMNKPMMIAILFYLVLLVTMVYGPIAAMLVELFPTRIRYTSMSLPYHIGNGWFGGLLPTMSFAIVAQTGNMYNGLWYPIIIAGVTAVIGTLFVSETKDRNIYAED is encoded by the coding sequence ATGGCCATCAATGCGACAGCAAATGCGGGAGGTAAATCGGCTTCACGGCCGATGAGTTCAGAAGAGCGCAAAGTCATTTTTGCGTCATCACTTGGCACGGTGTTCGAGTGGTACGACTTCTATCTATACGGCTCGCTGGCGGCCATCATCGCCAAGCAATTCTTCAGTGGGCTGGATGCGGGGTCAGCCTTCATCTTTGCGCTGCTGGCTTTTGCGGCTGGTTTCATCGTGCGGCCGTTCGGGGCGCTGGTGTTCGGCCGTTTGGGTGACATGATCGGGCGCAAGTACACCTTTCTGGTGACGATTCTGATCATGGGCCTGTCCACCTTCATCGTGGGCATCTTGCCAACCTATGCCAGCATTGGCGTGGCAGCTCCCATCATTCTGATTGCCTTGCGCATGCTGCAAGGTCTGGCGCTGGGCGGTGAGTATGGCGGCGCTGCCACCTATGTGGCTGAGCATGCGCCTGATGGCAAGCGTGGTGCCTATACATCCTGGATTCAGACGACTGCGACACTGGGCCTGTTCCTGTCTCTGCTGGTGATTCTGGGTGTGCGCACCTCGGTGGGCGAGGAAGCATTTGTGGACTGGGGCTGGCGCATTCCATTCCTGGTGTCCATCCTGCTGCTGGCTATCTCGGTATGGATTCGCATGACGCTGTCCGAGTCGCCTGCGTTCCAGAAAATGAAGGCCGAGGGCAAGGTTTCCAAGGCGCCGCTGAAGGAATCCTTTGGTCAGTGGAAGAACCTGAAAGTCGTGATTCTGGCCCTGCTGGGCCTGACGGCAGGGCAGGCTGTGGTCTGGTACACAGGTCAGTTCTACTCGCTGTTCTTCCTGACGCAGCAACTCAAGGTTGACGCGGTGACCGCCAACCTGATGATTGCCGCCGCACTGCTGCTGGGCACGCCTTTCTTTGTGATCTTCGGAACGCTGTCCGACAAGATTGGCCGCAAGCCCATCATCATGCTGGGCTGCATTCTGGCGGTGCTGACTTATTTCCCCGCATTCAAGGCGCTGACCGAAGCGGCCAATCCTGATCTGGCCGCTGCGCAAGCCAAGAACAAGGTGGTCATCGTGGCAGACCCTGCGGAGTGCTCGTTCCAGTTCAACCCCACAGGTACAGCCAAGTTCACCAGCTCATGCGACGTTGCCAAGCAAGCTCTGGCCAATCGCTCTGTGAGCTATGAAAGCGAAGAAGCACCTGCAGGTACACCCGCTGTTATCAAGATTGGCGCAGACACCATTCCCAGCTATTCCCTGGCAGGCCTGAGTCCTGATGATCTGAAGGCCAAGGGTGCGGAGTTCAGCAAGGCTGTGACGGAAACCCTGAAGAAGGATGGCTATCCTGACAAGGCTGACCCCAGCAAGATGAACAAGCCCATGATGATTGCCATCCTGTTCTATCTGGTGCTGCTGGTGACCATGGTCTATGGCCCGATTGCAGCCATGCTGGTGGAGCTGTTCCCCACCCGTATCCGCTACACCTCGATGAGCCTGCCCTATCACATCGGCAATGGCTGGTTTGGTGGGCTGCTGCCCACCATGTCCTTCGCCATCGTGGCGCAGACCGGCAATATGTATAACGGCCTGTGGTACCCCATCATCATTGCCGGTGTGACGGCTGTGATCGGGACGCTGTTCGTGTCCGAAACCAAAGATCGCAATATCTACGCAGAAGACTGA
- a CDS encoding porin gives MTKMTRIALAALAVMGATTAMAQSSVTLYGRINTTVERQKIGDQSNTVMQDNNSRWGIRGTEDLGGGLKAGFILESGFKSDTGAGSAAGGMTFGRQSELNLSGNFGMVRLGNFFPESYFASADYVSMHNHDTGPSSDALYQDPNWMGASAGGQGGAGGVGTTNKVAYRTPSMSGFWAEGSVSLHEKAAGTANKNGYDLAANYAAGPLHLGAAYSNWNSNWQASLRGLYSFGAVTLGAYYQRNDETFAGSRNNFRLSAMYAMGASEFHANVGRANSWSNISNSSATQYTLGYNYNLSKRTKLYGYYTRVNNSTNAFYGLNAADKGKDFSSFALGVRHNF, from the coding sequence ATGACCAAGATGACTCGCATCGCACTGGCCGCACTGGCTGTGATGGGCGCAACCACTGCAATGGCACAGAGCAGCGTGACGCTGTATGGCCGTATCAATACCACTGTTGAGCGCCAGAAAATTGGTGACCAGAGCAACACAGTAATGCAAGACAACAATTCGCGTTGGGGCATTCGTGGTACAGAGGATCTGGGAGGTGGCCTGAAGGCTGGCTTTATCTTGGAAAGCGGCTTTAAGTCTGATACCGGTGCAGGCTCGGCAGCCGGCGGCATGACTTTCGGTCGTCAAAGCGAACTGAACCTGTCCGGCAACTTCGGTATGGTTCGTCTGGGTAACTTCTTCCCTGAGTCGTATTTCGCATCCGCCGACTATGTCAGCATGCATAACCATGACACCGGACCTTCCAGCGACGCTCTGTATCAAGATCCCAACTGGATGGGTGCTTCTGCAGGCGGTCAAGGTGGTGCAGGTGGTGTAGGTACTACCAATAAGGTTGCCTATCGCACGCCTTCCATGAGTGGCTTCTGGGCGGAAGGCTCTGTATCTCTGCACGAAAAGGCAGCAGGCACTGCCAACAAAAATGGCTATGACCTGGCTGCCAACTATGCCGCAGGCCCTCTGCACCTGGGTGCCGCATACAGTAACTGGAACAGCAACTGGCAAGCTTCGTTGCGTGGTCTGTACTCCTTTGGTGCTGTGACCTTGGGTGCTTACTACCAGCGCAATGATGAGACTTTTGCGGGTTCGCGCAACAACTTCCGCCTGTCCGCTATGTACGCTATGGGTGCGTCTGAGTTCCATGCGAACGTGGGTCGTGCAAATAGCTGGAGCAATATCAGCAACTCTTCTGCAACTCAATACACATTGGGTTACAACTACAATCTGAGCAAGCGTACGAAGCTGTATGGTTACTACACTCGTGTTAACAACAGCACCAATGCTTTCTATGGGTTGAATGCTGCAGACAAGGGCAAGGACTTCAGCTCCTTCGCTCTGGGCGTGCGCCACAACTTCTAA